Genomic window (Balneolaceae bacterium):
CCGGCGGACGAGGTCTCCAAAGCTATAGGAAAGGGCGGTGTAAACATCCGACTGGCCTCTATGCTAACCGACTGTGAAATCGACGTCTACCGGGAGGTGGAGGAGGAGGACGACATTGATCTGAAAGAATTTGAAATCGATTTCGGTGAGGAGGTTATCGAAATCCTCCACGAGATCGGCTGTGACACCGCCCGCCAGGTGCTTGAACTTGATGAGGAAGAGATCGTCCGCCGTACCGAAGGAAGGATCAGCGAGGAGGAGGCCGAACGCATCCTCGATATCATCGCCTATGAGTTCGATGACGAGGATCGCTAGAAACAAACTAAATTTGCCCTTATACCGCCGAACCTTATACCTTTCAAAGGATGGCCTATAGGATTAAATAGCAAGTAAACAGAGCGTTTCACGAACACCCTTTATGCCGCAGAACGACAAGCCCCAAAAGTTATTCAAGGTCGCATCCGAGTTCAATGTGTCGACACAGTCCATTGTGGATGCACTTGCCGAAGAGGGCATTGAAATCGCCAACAAGCCCAACTCGAAGATCACCTCGGATATGTACGAGGTGCTGGAGGAGGAGTACGGTTCCGACAAGGAGAAGAGCCGTGAACATGAAAAGGCGAGAGAGCAGTACGAAAGCCGTCGTAATCAGATTCGTCAGAGCCGTAACGAAACCGTCTCCATCGATGATTTTCTGCAGCCGCAGGATGAAGAGGAGATGCCCCTCGAGCCACAGGACGGGGACGACGGCACCATTGCGGGCCTGAAACCACAAGTCGAAGAGTCGGAAAGTCCAAAAGTCGAAGAGTCGGAAAGTCAGGAAGTCGAAAAGTCGGAGGAAGTCGAGGAGTCCGAAGTCGAAGAGTCGGAAAGTCCTGAAGTCGAGGAGTCGGACGAAGTCGAAGAGTCCGAAGTCGAGGAGTCGGAAAGTCAAAAAGTCGAAGAGTCTGAAAGTCAGGAAGTCGAGGAGTCGGACGAAGTCGAAAAGTCCGAAGTCGAGGAGTCGGACGAAGTCGAAGAGTCGGAAAGTCAGGAAGTCGAGGAGTCGGAGGAAGACGAGAAAGAGGATGACGGCATCGACGAGGAGATGGTCATCCGTGGCCGAGCCGGCAAGCTCAAGGGCACCAAGGTGCTTGGCAAGGTTGAGATCGACGAGGAAAACAAGCAGATCAAGCGCCGCAAGAAGCGCAAGCGCAAGAAAGACCTTAAGGACTCCGACAGCGACAAGTCAAGCTCCTCCAAGACCAAGAAAAGAAAAAACGCAAGAGCCGGGGCGGACCTGCCGAAGACGACGTCGAGGAGAAGCTCAAGGAGACTATGCACAAGATGCAGCAGTCCGAGACTGTGGGCTCCCGCCGGCAGAAACGCCGCCGACAGCGGCGTGAGGAGCGTGAAGAGGAGGAGCAGATGCAGGCCGAACTGGAAGAGTTCGAAGAGCAGATCCTCGAGGTTACCGAATTTATTACCGTGAGTGACTTGGCTGAGGAGCTTGGGGTGAAGGCCAATGAGGTGATTACGACCTGTATGAACCTGGGCATGATGGTCTCGATCAACCAGCGCCTGGACGCCAGCACTATTGAGTTGGTGGCTGAGGAGTTTGGTCGCGAGGTGGAATTCGTAGATGCCGATGAGGCCATCGAGGAGATCGAACTGGAGGAGGACGATCCCGAAGATCTTCAGCCGCGCGCGCCCATTATTACGGTAATGGGACACGTGGACCATGGGAAAACCTCCCTGCTGGACCATATCCGTAAGACCCGTGTAGCTGCCGGCGAGGCGGGAGGCATTACCCAGCATGTGGGCGCCTACGAAATTATGACTGAAGACGGTCGCCACATTACCTTCCTGGATACCCCGGGCCACGAGGCCTTTACCGCCATGCGCTCGCGCGGCGCCCAAGCTACTGACATTGTGATCCTGGTGGTGGCTGCTGACGATGCGGTGATGCCTCAGACCATTGAGGCCATTAACCACGCCAAGGCCGCTGGCGTCTCTATTATCGTGGCCATCAACAAAATGGACCTGGAGGGTGCCAACCCCGACAAGATCAAGAATCAACTCGCTGAACACGACGTAATCGTTGAGGAATACGGCGGCGAGAGCCAAAGCGCCGAAGTCTCCGCCAAGACCGGTGAGGGTATCGACGATCTGCTTGAGAAAGTCCTCATCGAAGCCGATCTCATGGAATTGAAAGCCAACCCCGACCGCCGCGCCGACGGCGTGGTGCTGGAAGCCCGTGTGGACAAGGGCAAGGGTGTAGTGGCTAATATCCTGGTGCAGAATGGCACTCTGCACGTGGGCGATGCCTTTGTGGCGGGCTCATGCTTCGGTCGCGTACGTGCCATGGAAAATGAACATGGCACTCGCGTTGAGGAGGCCGGCCCCTCGACTCCCGTGCAACTTATGGGTCTTGACGACATTCCCCAGGCCGGCGACAAGCTGGTGGTGGCCGCCGATGAAAAATCCGCTAAGGAAGTGGCCAACCAGCGCTCGCAGATCCGCCGCGAACAGCAGCTTCGCCGCACCAAACATCTTACGCTGGACGATCTCAGCCGACGCATGGCGCTGGGCGAGGTCTCCGAGCTCAACATCATCATCAAGGCCGACGTGGACGGCTCCATCGAGGCTCTTTCCGGGGCATTGCAGAAACTGAGCACTGACGAGGTCGGCGTGAACATCATTCACACCGGCGCGGGCGCTATCACCGAATCGGATGTGTTGCTTGCCTCCGCTTCCGAAGCCATCATTATCGGCTTCCAGGTGCGGCCCTCGGCCAATGCGCGCCGCACCGCCGAAGAGGAGGAGATCGATGTCCGGCTCTTCAGCGTCATCTACGACGCAGTCGACGAAGTGCGCGACGCCATGGAGGGCCTGCTCTCGCCGGAAATCAGCGAGAAACTGCTCGGAAACGCCGAAGTCCGCGAGATATTCAAGGTCTCCAAGGTGGGCACCATTGCAGGCTGCTACGTGACCGAAGGCAAGATTCATCGAAACAACCCCGTCCGCGTCGTGAGAGACGGAGTCGTCATTTACGACGGGGAAATCGACTCCCTGAAGCGTTTCAAGGACGACGTCAAGGAGGTGCAGACCGGTTACGAATGCGGCATCAGCATCGTCAACTACAACGACATCAAAGTGGGCGACGTCATCGAGAACTACACCATGGTCGAAGAGAAGCGCAGCCTGGAAGACGCCAAGAACCTGGAAGATATCGAATAGCGGCATGAGTGTCCGAACCGAACGCCTGGGCGCAGTTATACAGCGCGACCTGGGAGAAATTATCCAGAAAAGTTACCAGCGGAGCGGTTCCTTTATCACTGTTACGAAGGTGCGAGTCACCGACGACCTGCTCATCGCCAAGGTCTTTCTCAGTATCTTCGCGCCCGGAAAGGATGACGACGCCATCTTTAAGAATATGGAGGAGCACAACTCCGAAATACGTCATGAGTTGGCTTCCAGGATACGCCACCAGGTTCGACGCATTCCCGAGCTGCATTTCGTCAAAGACGAGACTGCCGAGTACGTGAACCGGATGGAAAACCTTTTCTCGGAAATTCGCAAGGAGCGGCAGCAGCGAGGCAAGGAATCCGGGGGAGAGGATTCGCCCGGGAGCGCCTCCGACCAGGAGGAATAGATATTCCCGCATGGCCAAAGCCATCCCCCTTTCCGAACTTCCCGTCTTCAGCGCCCGCCGCCCGCCCGATCCCAACTTTCACTTCCAGGGCGGAGCCGCCTTCCTGGTAGACAAGCCAGCGGGCTGGTCCTCTTTTGAAGTGGTCAAGTTGCTGCGCCGTTGCCTGGATATGCGCAAGATCGGTCATGCGGGGACACTTGATCCCATGGCCACCGGTCTACTGGTGCTCTGTTGCGGCCGCGGCACCAAATCCATCCAGCAAATTCAGGTCCTGGAGAAAGTCTACGTAGGGGAGGTGACCTTTGGGGCGGCTACCGCCAGCTATGATGCGGAGACG
Coding sequences:
- the rbfA gene encoding 30S ribosome-binding factor RbfA; translated protein: MSVRTERLGAVIQRDLGEIIQKSYQRSGSFITVTKVRVTDDLLIAKVFLSIFAPGKDDDAIFKNMEEHNSEIRHELASRIRHQVRRIPELHFVKDETAEYVNRMENLFSEIRKERQQRGKESGGEDSPGSASDQEE
- the infB gene encoding translation initiation factor IF-2, whose translation is MQAELEEFEEQILEVTEFITVSDLAEELGVKANEVITTCMNLGMMVSINQRLDASTIELVAEEFGREVEFVDADEAIEEIELEEDDPEDLQPRAPIITVMGHVDHGKTSLLDHIRKTRVAAGEAGGITQHVGAYEIMTEDGRHITFLDTPGHEAFTAMRSRGAQATDIVILVVAADDAVMPQTIEAINHAKAAGVSIIVAINKMDLEGANPDKIKNQLAEHDVIVEEYGGESQSAEVSAKTGEGIDDLLEKVLIEADLMELKANPDRRADGVVLEARVDKGKGVVANILVQNGTLHVGDAFVAGSCFGRVRAMENEHGTRVEEAGPSTPVQLMGLDDIPQAGDKLVVAADEKSAKEVANQRSQIRREQQLRRTKHLTLDDLSRRMALGEVSELNIIIKADVDGSIEALSGALQKLSTDEVGVNIIHTGAGAITESDVLLASASEAIIIGFQVRPSANARRTAEEEEIDVRLFSVIYDAVDEVRDAMEGLLSPEISEKLLGNAEVREIFKVSKVGTIAGCYVTEGKIHRNNPVRVVRDGVVIYDGEIDSLKRFKDDVKEVQTGYECGISIVNYNDIKVGDVIENYTMVEEKRSLEDAKNLEDIE